cctgcacactgctaacacattttccataccactctgccaaggcaacacagtggaccagttcttctgtgaaatcccccagatcctcaagctctcctgctcagactcctacttcACGGAAGTTGGGCTCATTGTGCTTAGTACctctttagcctttgggtgtttcattttcattgtgctgtcctacgtgcagatcttcacagttgtgctgaggatgccctctcagcagggccgacacaaagccttttccacgtgcatccctcacctggccgtgttctccctgtttgtcagcactgacatgtttgcctacctgaagcccccctccctctcctccccagctctggatctggtggtgactgttctgtatgcggtggtgcctccaactctgaaccccctcatctacagcatgaggaacaaggagctcaaagatgccctgaggaaagtgatttcatggacatttttcagcactggtaacattgccattgctctccacaaatgactcccctgtgtcctgtaccaagactgagctttgtttgctcactttatttttattattactattattactgttgttattatttgtcaccatgttgctacacaaatggttggattcattccaccttcactgagactgctctgtctcacctggtgcccatagaagtttgtgtccaacactgggtcagagctgactccctcacagtatcgttgtaataaagtaggttcttgcaggtgcagtgcctgaaggctgggctcttcctccaaagctgctgtcccttttgCCGTGTccgcagcacatttccttgagacaatctcccccaccccgcatgctggttctcaccccaaatgtcacccccaaacTGGGCTCCAaggccagctggaggactggatgtccagctgtaatGGCTGGGAGGATCAGCCCTCTGCtggatcctctgcagggctgtcagggagcatacggaggaggtcctggggtcatctcctgggcctgtagaccatcctcctcccatgggggcctcaaacagggtgcctcagtgcaaagatccagcccagcttgttgctgcatgaacagagaggagaaaccgccccaggaaactcctcacacacccagcctctcacaccagctatttccagcactggccgttccctgtggtcctggtgaggggtgatctctgaatgtgactagctccatctgcctgctggcctcatcacgtgtgtggaggcaatgtccagccctgcctggcctttcTGCAggcccagacctcagcagaccccagatcCTGGACTTCTGCTTCCCCGAGGGGACAGGATCAtacctgggcaggggctggggactggtgggaggctgccaggcaggagggccatgggcaacggggcaccaagggctgtcatggggaccatgctgggggggatGTTTCCCAACCCCAGAATGCGCCCTGTCCTGTGCAATGCccacacagtggggccatggggccacatgcagggcagcagggctgtgccagtgagggatgaggtgctgatgggagccacaacactccagaagcttctgacagtcatggaggggacttactgctgctagcagggttgggggcttctcaagggctacaggctcCAGCACCATCTGCCAGGACTCCCaaacccagcacagatggttggtgcccagcactgcagttcacagtgccccctgtcctgtgtcaccatcctctctcagaagcactgttgggtgcatcactccctgtccaggcatggagaggagctgctggaggtcttctcttctcatgtctgctgctcctgcctcagtCCTGGTGTtaacccacaggctctgccctgggtcatgttatgtctccatacattctcatctgagaccacatagggatctgcagcacatagctctgcttagagctggccaccacagcctgcctgtgtggtcccaggagatcccagcaaggctgtgcttggaggtgaggctgtgattctcctcagtcaaagtagacaggatggtctgtctgggggccaaggggaggaaaggacaagagacaacaaggagaagatgcagtaagggaaatttcaaatgagtttaacgaaaaaataaagaaataaccatggtagttgagcagcactggggcaggggacaggaaatctttaaaaactcttctggagaaagcacctaccaacctcatctaactgtcaagATAGCCCCACTCAGAGCAgaccgtggtcctggagatctccagcagttcctcccaacccaaatcctctaggaggaaggggctggaaggcagagtgaggggcaggggacactgttgtgcggttgaggccttgctggcatttggactgcctgatCAAGCctctcctcagagtcacacagtgagtgagttcatcctcagaaggagtctctgctccatggacaacaggagtcaaagtagTGCCGGGATACTACAGAGAAATTCTTAgtaacacgccaggcattcaggccctttgactgctgaggtgtccccagaccggtgctttgcatgctgggtcttaagggctgagaaatctttagagccagagcagattcgagtcccatctcctgggctcacaggttacagggcatcagcagggctgtactggctgcagggagggaatcgctgcccagggcatgagcagatccccctctgataTCCCCTCTCTCTCCACACCCCAAAACAGGGATTGtatttcccatgttggccctccctgctgggctgtattcccagctggaggggacgcaggctccacactggggaaatgcaggagagcccagtctcatctagaggagcagggtcccaccacacctgctgggtggccagggctgcaggctacagatcccactctgttccccacacacctcctgcctgggggtggagggtgcccagcagcaaggcaggcatgcctggcaGTCTGTTGCcgttggggtggtggcctttgcaccagcctctgtctgtaagggactagggagcttctctggctccatgttagtggcaaagtttgtgtcccagcttcttctctctggagagcggAGGATTTCATTcttaggagaaggagaaaaaggaaatcctttggcaggagcatttttttgctttctgacattTCTGTCTGAATctgttttgagcagcaggttgcactacagacttcctgtggtcccttcaacctgaattatcctgaacacctatgatctcaggccccatttcaagcacagagcaaatgtctctgggacaggaggcctttgtgctttatgcgaccatctaaaagaaggcaggtgaacacctcctcctccctgttgactgtaagggcagcctgggaggcactgcctcaggcatagctacattacaatggaaattctttgcatccaccttcaaccacctgaaaggccattgcctggatcccctcagtggtgaggggagaacaacaggcttttctgaggtgtgatttctctacctctgtagtttgtgcctctaagtagatggtgccatcctctccttggtttcttgcctgaagctcaggctggatggggatgtgaatctggaggttgtctgtcactgcagtgaccgtgagatggtggacaggtaggaggaataacagagtcgcCTCCCTGGAGTGCAGAAGAGAGGGCTTCATCCTCTTTAGggtggaattaggcaagccaaagctcagctggagctggagctggagctggagctggagctaggaagggatggggagggtaacctgaagggcttctgtaaggatgttggcagcacaaggcagccatgcaaggaaaatgtgatgtccctgctcagtggggcaggggacgtagtgacaaagacaggggaaagccttaggaggtcattgcctcttttcccttgtcttttcctggtcttgtctactgccaggcctccctggcccctgagtcctttggccacatctgtgttagcaaagcctcacccatggtagaggatgatgcatctggggaggacttttgcccagtgggcacacacaagtgcatgggaccagatgggaagcaccccagggtgcagggagaggtgcctggagtcactgcaacgctgctcccaattgtctatgaaatgtcagggtaatcagggaggttcctgatgactgggaaaaggcagacatcacacccattttgcagaagggcaagagggagggtatgggcaacgacaggctggtcatcttcatctcagtccctgggaaggtgatggagcaaatcctcctggaaaacatctccaagcataggaaggacaaggcctggaagaggcagcatgtgttgaccaaggggaaatggaaagcatgcctgaccaacctgattgccttctgccataagatgaatgcctgtgtgcacaaggggaaagcaagggattttgtgaaccttcactttagccaggccttttgcacagtcccccagagtctccttggagccaaattgttgagctctaccctggatcaatggaccagaaggcaggtggaagattggctggaccatcaggctgaaacgctgtcatcagtggtacaagttccaagtggcagacggttactagcggcatccctcagtgatcaacgtgtggggcaggactgtttaacacctttatgaatggcctgcacagtggatggagcgcactctcagcacccttgtggacaatgcataagtggggggatcccctgggcaacctcatctagttccctctgcattgaccagggcggctgggactaggtgacgtccagaagtgtcgtccaccctaagtgctgtgttTCAGtaaatctttccctggagggctctgtaaagacagaatagtgagaggaagaagaaaggccagagaggcagaagaagagagctgaaacatgacagttaaaataaagtagttgctgagaacaaagtttctccattctgagtgctggtaaaaaatgtattttgatgaataatgtgtgtatatacatatgtatatattcactcgcatagacaggctaattcctgtagtgcatgaacatggtgttgccaattcataagaaagaaaaaagtatatggcaatggtaaaaatggtgtgaagttttggaaatgagcatTTCTTGTCTATTAtcgcagtgagttattttttgagaagatctcaacttttgactaggatctccttttggggcttgattcatctgaccacagagagaggctattgctgcctgagatgccctggggtagctgtgttgccatgtggtgctgggaattttggaggcgactcctgcaggacctgagcttgccattaggaaaggtatctcaaaacaagttagttgagacaacttagttccctctttggacaagaaagggaattCCAGAGACCTGGacttgacagagacatctgcactgacggggtctggcctggggtgagatcagcctcctccttgttgtcaatgagctcccttcttgccccgttctacgagtcctgcctagttaagagatgggaatcggggcttccagagcaaaacatttccacctcttgcacataaccatcctccgatgagacagttggtaatgctggaatcagtgttccttcagtgcttagagagggcccactggtgattattttagtctacttcaatgaacatgatgaaagagtggaaatcttcaggaagggtattaatctggggagaagaaatatcgatctgcccttgaccttgtgtttccactgctctgtcttttaggctgtggatgtaatctcagtgatctctcacatatttccacatgtcctagtTATATTGGTCAttttaaaggcatctttgcatcagactctctgggcacatgcactttctgtagtttcccagttttccttctccccttgctgtttatcctttcaggtacctctcagctctccagttgctgctctgagctgctgggagtctgaagcttgcctcatctttcagcagtctccttgtctctttagccagctccttcgttgtgtttcttgtctatccttttctatctatctgtcgaaaacatttcaaggcaggttatgccttgtgggcagtggacctcactggaggcagcttggacttggcatataGTTGAGgagtttctttaatatttataaactgttccaaattttatttttgtttctttgctattaagaaaaaaaccttctgtgtctgcttgcagctagttctcgaaggaaagcaggagggaactggtgcacatgagctgtaacattcagctacagacttgagtggcaaaaggttggatttttcacaagagtgatgtgaagtccccagtggctgatgagggaaatggcagggctggtgagctggggaggaaggttgtccatacaggtctcctatcaaaaatactgctttgcctacatgtccatgCTTTGTTACGAGACAccgtggatcagtatgaattggggaatgtgggtgtgacttattctgaaaagtgaagaatgaagaaagcttgagaagcagacgtctttcttttcaggtgcttattGAAATCTGCCTATTTTCAATTCACTGTTGCAAACTTttcaattaaccacacaagaattgaagagctgaagaaaattatggaaagaggcatggctccttagggatttttgtatttcaatgaccccttgggtgtatttggggttgagcccatgaacttcagatactgagaggagcctgaagcaacttctcaaaacttaatgtcagaagcaaatcccaagtttcttggagcgttaatgggtcccactgagggccattaccaacaaagtctccccaggggctgattagaggagaaagttggaggccctgattgcaggtaggcaaaggcaatgtgagggtggctgtgatgtcaagTCAACCttcatgtgtgttatcaagcagagcgaccaggcactgacagccagctcctgggaggggtgatgctttccctcacacattgctcagggctcttcttgtgggcagaGTGCACATGGGGTGTACAACGCTAAGGGCAGGAGCATgctatggcacctcctgggctcccaagggaaaaggaggcagcagggccacagtgctttaaggcaacagcgtctcctcataggcatcagtggcagagacaccagccatggccaagaggacaaaacctagctgtgttgggagctttcagccctggcagtgccctgggccatctccaccacaggctgtcctatgctttcccatgcctgtgcctctttccctgcacactgtacacacccaagctgtttccccaccttgctctcaccccgcgatctccccacctctcctgaggtctgcctgtcctcacttgcttttccttgaaacaccaagccaggggctgatcacagactccctctgggtgacctgttgcacctcagcactaccctaggagtgacattcttttgacctgaagtccagtgggAACCTCTcaaatgcagtttgtggatctttcccaCAGTCATAGCCAAATGGTATctttctgaaaccacccttcaagcagtcacaggctcctattctactgccctttgcctccacttaaGTGGGATAAAAaaacccaggtccctcaacctctccctaTGGACAGGAGCATTCCCACTTGGGCACAGGAGTTAatacttctcttgtaaatcttcatgaggtatttgttgtccaaatcacctgaatttctcaagtttcttcaggcctgaagctcctctgtgtcaaaacaaaacaaaacaataacaacaacaacaaacaaacactgccaatgagctaagggtgagcaggggtggggtgggctgtgtgggataggatcagggtggtaaaagagacagacttcggaggggtggaagaaaaaaccaaggaaattaaaagtgaagccaaggattgatcagggctgtcttggggattcctgccaagaggccctgcatctgaataattctgactggaggaggacaagaaagctggcctgcttccagtgtcacagggcacctgcattctttccctgacatccacaaaagaagattgagagtgggaagaaccatggactccttcagagtggaagggacctcagggggtctccagtccaatctccttgctaccagcagggtcatctctggtgtcagaccaggttgctctgggcttcatccagtgtggtcttggcaacctccaaaggaggagactgcacagcgctgtctgggcaacaagttccaatgcttcctcacaaagcaggtgctgcagctccctgaccACTGTGAGGgcagggccctcggccaaactcgctcccagttatcaacctctttcttgttctgggaacccaaagatggatgcagtgttctagatgtggtctaatgaatactgactagaaggcgatcaccatttcccttgacctcccgGCTGTGCTCTtgttcatacagcccacgatgcttctggccttctttgctgccagggaacgctgctggctcatgttttgcctcctgtcccccagcaccctcacgtccttttccacagagctgttccccaggccctcaggccccagcctgtgccacagtggggtgttggtttatcgcaggtgcaagccctgtcatttgtccttgttgaattccatgatgttcctgacagcccattccttctgcctctctaggtccttctgaatggcagccctcatctacaggcatgatgagcgccccctcccccctgccccccacctccagttaggcaTCTTCTACAAGCAcaatgagtgttgcctcctccctgTAACttatacagatgataaacaggacaagttcctggagagatcggtggtgctccacttctccctggcctccaggaagaatactacccattcaccactgccctctgagcctctggtcatccaagcagctttttacccatccggttgtctactcttctagactgaaatgttctaacgtgttctccatccacaaatagagttatttattcatagcacgCAATCAGGTTGGCAagccacaatatactctgggtaaatccatgctaactattcccaggcaccttcttctccttcatgtgcccagagatatgatctgagagggttcgctgcatgactcactgctaaccaaagtgtgactgaactgcctgcaactccccaggttgcccttgtggcctttttggaagatggatgtaacaattgcctttctgcagtcattgggacttcaccccatctccacaacctttcaaagatgatagcgagtggccttgcagggacagcactcagctctcacagcatccttgactgcagtccatccaacctcattgacttgtatcgtctgagttctcacaagtaatccctcactaacctcgtccactggtggctgtttttctcctctggagtcctgactcaaggcacaacactccaggagaccttgcttgtggaaacggaagctaacaaggggttgagttgctcagacctatctgcatctgctgctacaagattccctgtcccatttagcagtgaggccacattttcctttctattctttgattcttacggaagcagtagcagctcatcttcatgctcttgacatgccctgcaagtgtcagtgctaggggagctttttcttccctaacaccaagcctatgaccctggacaatatttctaaatgcctcctttgcctctcccttcttgcccttctgtatgctgccctatcaccctggagctaaggtgcgaggtccctgtttagccaagttggtcccctgagatagctgccagttttactgagaattgggatggcccatccttgtgcttggcaggtgctgtccttaaagacctgctggcctCCCTGAGCTCcagggcccttgacagctgcctcccatgggttctgcCACCAGtaccctgaagaggccaaagtctgctcttctcaagttCAGGGTCTGTATtttgctactgtccttcctcactctcaggatctgggaatgcacattttcatggtcacagtagagaagggtgacgcttactatcccatccctgatcagttcctccttgtttgaaattttcagatacaagaaagcatcactcttatcatcccatctggcagctatgCAAAGAAGTTgtgccaagagcaagaagaggagcagcatggacaggagaggaaacaaggagcaacaccatgatcctggtgccgaaggaggcaaggagagagagacagaggggtttgggaaagccttcagcttacccagttgggcatgccgcctcacagacaacaacattgcagggcagttactctcagcccccttgtcaggcatcaagaaatgggcctgtggcaggagagatgctgctctctcctctggcagaggtctggctgcagatgaggtggctcatgccctggactccatgtattgacagcccattcctcctgcctgtccaggaccctctgaatggcagccctcaagcacatGGCTGgggcccccctgcagtttttttgtcctcagcaagcatagtgagtattgcctcttccatgtcactaatcaactCATCTGGTTGtgcacccatctaggcggtaaatctctaaattgtattccacaaggctattgtgggagacagtgtcaaaccccttgctcaaatcaagttgaaagacattttctgctctccaaccacaaatagagctatttaatcctaggaggcaatgaggtggtgagacacaatttaccctggacaaatccatgctgactcttccctatcaccttcttctccctcatgtgcccagaaatgagtggactcactccatgacacactcctaaaccaattgaggctgaatggcctgttgttccctgggttgccctctgggcctttcttgagagtggatgtaatgattgcctttctgcagttattgaggggggaccacaccccatctccatgacctttcaaagatgacagagggaggCCTTGCTAAGACAGCAGCcggctctctcagtgtccttgggtgcagacGTTCCATTCCCActggcttgtaggggtggagttcttgcaagtcatccctcactcagccctcatgcactgttggttgcttttctcctctagaGCCCtaactctaggcacaacagcatgaaagaccttgctggagaagacagaagccaaaaagtcaCTGAGCTCCCACAATTCAGCAAAGAGTCAACATTTTCCcttctattctttaccatagctgaagcagtagcagcccttcttcatgcctttgatgtcccctgccagtgtgcaccctctgagagctttggctttcataacaccatccctgctccagtgaacacaattcttgaattcctcctttgctgcatatccctccttgcgctttgtctttggtgtcatattgccctggagttgagctgtgagttcctgttttagcatGGTTTCCCCTCCTCGTGTTAgttccctctaccaagaaaagatccatgatctcttcaagcactcggaggctactactgtactgcccttcacctccatttcagcaggctgaagaagcccaggtccctcagcctctcctggaccctctccagttgctccccattcctccagcactggcagcccacacggggacacactattccagatgcggccacaccaggactgagtcaaaggggatgataattccacttgtctgggtggccacactcctcctgaagcagcctcgtatgaagctggcctcatctgcagtgagcttgcaccactggctcatatggcatccctcgtaacgtccaggTCCTTCtactcagggtcactcctctgacagtcaggtgactgcctctcctgatgcacaggctgttctgtcccctgatgcgggacctgccactgctccttgtacgacagcatgaggtttctgttggcccaattcccaagtttctcaaggcccctctggactgaagctcccttgtgtcagctgtaaatgagtgtgtgcagatggctcatcctgtcttgcagtgcctctggcaggataacagcaggaggacctgcaggacactacgcataataaaaggaggtagttgtttaaagggactgctggcaaaggtagggatcaccatggcaagcatctcagaaaagccaagtgaatgtacaaagaaagcaaatccagggtcaaaggGGAAAGGctaaacaggggttggctgacttcatgggagggtatcaggttggtaaaagaaagcAACTTGGAatatggaaaagagggaaaaatgcaataaaaagtgaagaagaaaaaaaaagaggctatttgggggtacctgccaagcagtcctgaatttgaactactctggagaAGCAGAAGGAGCATGCAGTTGATCCGATTATACTTttctgagatctgcttccatgatcacaagcaaactgaatgttttcccaaggtcaagagaagacttgagttgcaaggaaatgcagaatcattccatctggaagggacctcaggaaatctctggcccaacctccttcccacagcagggtcagctaacaggtccgatcaggttgctcagggctttactcattttggacttgaaaacctctgaggattgagatggcacagcctctatgggcaacctgccccagtgcttggctgccaGGAtaggtcaaaagtttctccttatacccagcctgaacctctcttctttcagctaatgcccatcggccttcaccctcacatcatgcacaacagtgaagagcctgcctccatctccttgatgacgtcCTGGTATGTATGGCGAGGCTGTTAGTAGGTGtacccaaatccttctcttctccaggctgaacaaacgcagctccctcacctcccagagtgacaaagtcaacattaactaggtgtgcctaggagctttaaggcttttCCACTCCTTCTCTATATTagtggatcagcaaaggacctcatggatgttagagtgcaatcaccctcatgccatgactttctgcatttgtcacactcatttggcatcgtgttgccatgtacaggtgttgtaggctgtgaagaggactcactctggacaagcagtcactcataatgaaaccttgaactgaaaacctttcaggcccaagaggcaacctcacactgcTAGGAGGAGCTGGCTCtgaggaggccatgtcaggtgctaacccacatgcagaaaaggatttcctgcctgcaagaattgcagtggctatcgccagagaggacaaaatcgcCAAATCGCTCAGGCTGGAAGGGTCCTTGGAaggtttctagtccaactccctgctcacatcaggatcaacatcgaattcacaccaagttcctcagggctttgtccagctgagtcTTGCAaaactccaagaagagagagtcc
The genomic region above belongs to Apteryx mantelli isolate bAptMan1 chromosome 20, bAptMan1.hap1, whole genome shotgun sequence and contains:
- the LOC136993829 gene encoding olfactory receptor 14J1-like — its product is LLAFADTRELQLLHFALFLGIYLAALLGNGLIITAVACDHRLHTPMYFFLLNLSLIDLGSISTTVPKSMANSLWDTRAISYSGCAAQVFLVVFLFSAEYSLLTVMAYDRYVAICRPLHYETLMGNRACVKMAAAAWASGFLNALLHTANTFSIPLCQGNTVDQFFCEIPQILKLSCSDSYFTEVGLIVLSTSLAFGCFIFIVLSYVQIFTVVLRMPSQQGRHKAFSTCIPHLAVFSLFVSTDMFAYLKPPSLSSPALDLVVTVLYAVVPPTLNPLIYSMRNKELKDALRKV